A window of Dissulfurirhabdus thermomarina contains these coding sequences:
- a CDS encoding response regulator, whose product MSGKKRILVVDDEESIHLLYREELEEEGYEVSTAMSGEEALEVFDAEHPDLVVLDINMPGMDGIEVLRQMKEKKPDVPVILSSAYPEYKQDLASWASDDYIVKSFNLDELKASIRRHLAK is encoded by the coding sequence ATGAGCGGAAAGAAGCGCATCCTGGTGGTAGACGACGAGGAGAGCATCCATCTCCTCTACCGGGAGGAACTGGAGGAAGAGGGATACGAGGTCTCCACCGCCATGAGCGGGGAAGAGGCGCTGGAGGTCTTCGACGCCGAGCATCCCGACCTCGTGGTCCTCGACATCAACATGCCCGGGATGGACGGGATCGAGGTCCTGCGCCAGATGAAGGAGAAGAAGCCCGACGTCCCGGTGATCCTGAGCTCCGCCTACCCGGAGTACAAGCAGGACCTGGCCTCCTGGGCCTCGGACGACTACATCGTGAAGTCCTTCAACCTCGACGAGCTCAAGGCGTCCATCCGCCGGCACCTGGCCAAGTGA
- the galT gene encoding galactose-1-phosphate uridylyltransferase: MPEFRRDPIIGRWVIIAKERGKRPSDFVIQPERRVGGFCPLCQGNENTTPPEVLAYGPPGRVPNTPGWTVRVVPNKFPALVIEGDLDKQGEGIYDKMNGIGAHEVIVETPDHDQTLAGMPHDHVVQIFHAYRDRMVDLERDQRFRYIMVFKNFGRAAGASLEHSHSQLIALPVVPHRMQEEINGTRKYYDYKERCVYCDIIRQERSQNVRVVCENEGFIAICPYAPLAPFETWVLPKRHASSFPSLDEPGFQALTGVFLETMRRLDRALPRVPYNYMLHTAPLRTPPMEHYHWHIEIVPKLTMIAGFEWGTGFYINPTPPEEAARYLREMEID, translated from the coding sequence ATGCCAGAATTCCGTAGGGACCCCATCATCGGCCGATGGGTCATCATCGCCAAGGAACGGGGGAAGCGGCCCTCCGACTTCGTCATCCAGCCCGAGCGCCGCGTGGGCGGCTTCTGCCCGCTCTGCCAGGGAAACGAGAACACCACCCCGCCCGAGGTCCTGGCCTACGGCCCCCCGGGCCGGGTCCCCAACACCCCGGGGTGGACGGTGCGGGTGGTCCCCAACAAGTTCCCCGCCCTGGTGATCGAGGGGGACCTCGACAAGCAGGGCGAGGGCATCTACGACAAGATGAACGGGATCGGGGCCCACGAGGTGATCGTGGAGACCCCGGACCACGACCAGACCCTGGCCGGTATGCCCCACGACCACGTGGTCCAGATCTTCCATGCCTACCGCGACCGCATGGTGGACCTCGAGCGGGACCAGCGTTTCCGCTACATCATGGTCTTCAAGAACTTCGGCCGGGCGGCCGGGGCCTCGCTGGAACACTCCCACTCGCAACTCATCGCGCTCCCCGTGGTTCCCCACCGGATGCAGGAGGAGATCAACGGGACGCGCAAGTACTACGACTACAAGGAACGCTGCGTCTACTGCGACATCATCCGGCAGGAGCGCTCGCAGAACGTCCGGGTGGTGTGCGAGAACGAGGGCTTCATCGCCATCTGTCCCTACGCGCCGCTGGCGCCCTTCGAGACCTGGGTGCTGCCCAAGCGGCACGCCTCCTCGTTCCCGTCCCTGGACGAGCCGGGCTTCCAGGCGCTCACCGGGGTCTTCCTCGAGACCATGCGCCGGCTCGACCGGGCCCTCCCCAGGGTCCCGTACAACTACATGCTGCACACCGCGCCCCTTCGCACCCCGCCCATGGAGCACTATCACTGGCACATCGAGATTGTGCCCAAGCTTACCATGATCGCGGGGTTCGAGTGGGGGACGGGCTTCTACATCAACCCCACGCCGCCGGAGGAGGCGGCGCGGTACCTGCGCGAGATGGAGATCGATTGA